In the Pristiophorus japonicus isolate sPriJap1 chromosome 5, sPriJap1.hap1, whole genome shotgun sequence genome, one interval contains:
- the LOC139264104 gene encoding putative nuclease HARBI1 has product MAFEDAFTDLFHSPKVMKLLWAMESGLRDNTAGSDRLSDLVTHLSFWIFREHFSYLQLSEEQRIRRLRFTNELVVELCHLLQPNVQPQIRATTALSVAVKVTFALNFFDSESFQSATGDITNIVQFTVHHCIQEFTEALYSRRRDYISFQIAGEMQDERACGFAWIAGFPMVQGTIDCMTWLFRHCITILRSSITAKAMTHLMCHWCVTTHSESSMSILAILVAAMMPSSCARPVCQNSSSQLLSTWLTTPLHNPNTPAQHSYNESHAASRNIIEQTIGLLKQRFCCLDCSGGALQYSAERLSHFMVGCSMLHNLTITRAQPLPPGIAGTPEEEEEDGEEEEDQVDSEEDEEQEFGRR; this is encoded by the exons atggcttttgaagatgcattcactgaccttttcCACTCACctaaggtcatgaaacttctttgggcaatgGAGTCAGGTCTCAGGGACAACACTGCTGGAAGTGATCGCCTCAGCGATCTGGTCACACATCTTTCTTTCTG gatattccgagagcacttctcctacctccaattaagtgaggagcagcgtattagaaggctccgcttcaccaatgaGCTGGTcgtagaactctgccacctcctgcaaccaaacGTCCAGCCTCAGATCAGGGCAACCACGGCTctttcagtggcagtcaaggtcaccttcgCCCTCAATTTCTTCGATAGTGAAtcattccagtctgcaacaggagacataactAACATTGTGCAGTTCACTGTCCATCACTGCATCCAAGAGTTCACAGAGGCACTCTACAGTAGGAGAAGAGATTACATTTCCTTCCAGATCGCCGGAGAGATGCAGGATGAGCGCGCATGTGGCTTTGCCTggatagcgggattccccatggtgcagggcaccattgactgcatgaCATGGCTTTTCAGGCattgcataacaatcctgagatcctccataactgcaaaggctatGACTCACTTAATGTGccattggtgtgtgaccacacatagcgaatcctcaatgtcaatactcgctatcctggtagcagccatgatgccttcatcctgcgccagaccggtgtgccagaacTCTTCCAGCcagctgctctccacctggctcacgactcccctccacaaccccaacactcctgcccagcactcatataatgagagccatgctgcttccaggaacatcattgaacagactatCGGCCTGCTGAaacaacggttctgctgccttgactgctcgggcggagccctccagtactcggctgagcggttgtcccatttcatggtgggcTGCTCCATGCTCCACAACTTGACGATCACGAGggcccagcccttgccaccagggattgcgggaacacctgaagaggaggaggaagatggggaggaagaggaagaccaGGTGGACAGtgaggaggacgaggaacaggagtTTGGGAGGAGGTAG